CGTTCTCGCTGCGGGTCGCCAGGGCCCCGACGATGGAAGCTTCCGCGCCGTCGCCGAGATGCGTGTGGCCGCGTATCACTCCCGGGTGCTCGACGAAGGTGCGCTTGATGCGCTCCTCGAACTCGCGGATACGCAGCATCTGCGTATACATCCAGAGCAGCCGGTCTTTTGCAAGATCTTCTTTTTTCTGCATCGCTGGCTCCTTCCAACTTCAGGACTGCGGTATGGCCTCGCCCGGCGCGCCGATGTGGCAGAGCAGGTCCCCCACGGGCACTTCCGCGTCTTCCCGCGCAACGATCGTCAGCAGCACGCCCCCCACCGGAGCATCCAGCTCGTAATTCACCTTGTCCGTCTGCAACTCCACCAGGGGCTCGCCTTGCTTCACCGTCTCCCCTTCCTGCTTGAGCCACTTAACCACGCTGACTTTCGTGGTGGGGATCCCTCCGGTCTTCGGTACTCTAAGCGCGGTTACCATGGCCATCCTCCCGCCGCGGTCGCGAGCTTAGCCCTTGCCCGCAGCCCCTCATTTCGTACAATCCTGACTGCCTCTCGCCTTCGCGAAAAACAAATGATCAAAAATGGGGCAGAGCGCCTAGTTAACGCAATTCCCGCACCGTGTCAACTCAAGCGCATTCCCGGCACTGCCGCAAAAATATTCGCAGGGCCGGTAATCGCCCAGCGTCAGGCATCCAGCTTCGCTTTCAGCAGGCCGTAGCTCTCGAGAGCCTTCAGCAGCTCGCGATGTCCCAAGGCCGCGCACGGCGAGGCGTAACCCACCTTGCGCGGCGCATTGTGCGCCAGGGTGTGGGCCGCGTAGGCCTGCACCAGTCCGGTCTGGCGGTAGGCGCAGGTCCCGTACATGACGCACTGTGCCCACGCCGTGGTGCCTCGCCCGTAAACCACGTCGATGGTGCGGTGCTCGCGCATGTTCTCGCGCGGCGGAGTGCCGCCTTGCACGGAATTCGCCATCTCCGCCAGTTTCCGCTCTTGCTCCTGTTTCGGCAACGGCCGGATATTCTCCTCGAAATGTTTCTCCGTGGCGGCGACCGTTTCCATGATCTGCCGGTTGAGTAGTCCGCCGAGGGTGCGCACATTGGCCACCTGGGGGTGCTGTTTGTACCACACCGGGTGCGGGAAGCCGCCCCAGGGCAGCGCCAGTTGCGTCTGGACCAGGCCGGGCACGGCCACCTCGTGCGGCGTGGCGCGGGGCCACGGCTTGTACTGGTTCTGCTCCAGGTAGAAGGCGTCCGTGGGGATGGCCGCAAAAATCGTCTGTGTGGAGCCGAACGTAGGAATGCCATTGAACATGGACAGGATGTCCAGGCTATCGATCCCGCCCGTCTCGAGAACCAGATGCGCGGCAATATCGCTCGCCGCCGACATATAGGCCATGCCGGGCGCGGCCAGCAGCCCCTGCCGCGCAAACTTTTCACTCCAGTTTTCCTCCACGTCGCGATGCCAGGCCTGCTCGCCCCCGATGTCCATGTAGTGACAACCCGCCTTCAGGCAGGCTTCGATCACCCGCGGGCCGTGATAGAGGAACGGGCCGACCGTATTGCAGACAACTTTGGAGCCGCTGAAGAGCAGGACCAGCTCGTCCAGCGAGCCGCTGGTTTCGGCAATTTCGTAATCCGCGGTCTCGATTCCGGGGACGCGATCCATCACGTCGCGGATTTTGGCGCGATTGCGCCCCGCGGCAACGAACGGCACGTTGTACTCCCGCAGGAATTCCGCGACCAGGCGTCCCGAAAACCCGCTGGCGCCGTACAGAACAACCGGTTTCTTGTTTTTCATCGTATTCCTCGCGTGCAATGTTCGCGATTCCCCCGGGAATTTCCCGGAGACCACCGCCGGCCCGGGTCCATGCCCCGGGCCGCCAGGCGCAATTTCGGCCCTGGCTTCGCAGAACATCTTAGGCTAAAGTCTCTTTTATGCCAGTAGGCACCTTTTTGTAACCTGGTATCCGAGGAGCTGCAGCAATGGATGAGCGCAACTGCCCGGTCGGGCTGACGACCGACATCATCGGCGGAAAATGGAAGCCGCTGATTCTTTTCCACCTCCAGGATAAAACGCGCCGCTTCGGTGAACTGCAGAAGCTGATTCCGGAAACCACCAAGAAGATGCTCACGCAGCGCCTGCGCGAATTGGAACGCGACGGCATCATCCGCCGCAAAGTCTACGCGCAGGTGCCGCCGCGCGTCGAATATTCGCTCACCCGGCATGGCCA
This sequence is a window from Terriglobia bacterium. Protein-coding genes within it:
- a CDS encoding DUF5938 domain-containing protein, whose amino-acid sequence is MKNKKPVVLYGASGFSGRLVAEFLREYNVPFVAAGRNRAKIRDVMDRVPGIETADYEIAETSGSLDELVLLFSGSKVVCNTVGPFLYHGPRVIEACLKAGCHYMDIGGEQAWHRDVEENWSEKFARQGLLAAPGMAYMSAASDIAAHLVLETGGIDSLDILSMFNGIPTFGSTQTIFAAIPTDAFYLEQNQYKPWPRATPHEVAVPGLVQTQLALPWGGFPHPVWYKQHPQVANVRTLGGLLNRQIMETVAATEKHFEENIRPLPKQEQERKLAEMANSVQGGTPPRENMREHRTIDVVYGRGTTAWAQCVMYGTCAYRQTGLVQAYAAHTLAHNAPRKVGYASPCAALGHRELLKALESYGLLKAKLDA
- a CDS encoding helix-turn-helix transcriptional regulator, which gives rise to MDERNCPVGLTTDIIGGKWKPLILFHLQDKTRRFGELQKLIPETTKKMLTQRLRELERDGIIRRKVYAQVPPRVEYSLTRHGQSLRPILELMSAWGKKHRTRHGGN